The Streptomyces hundungensis genome contains the following window.
CGGACACCATCTCGGGTCGGTAGGTCGGCTTCTGCTGGCCGCTGGCAGGTGGACCGGGCCCGGTGGAACAGGCACTCTGCCCCGATGAGCATCGTCATCAAGTTCTTCGTGGCACCGGACGCCGAAGCTGCCGCTGCTGTCGCGGAGGGTGGTCCCGACGGGGTCTTCGAGTCCCTGACCTTCGGCAACTTCGCTGTCGAGGAGGCTCTGATCGAGGGGGAGGGCATCTTCACCAGTCGGAGCTTTGAGGAAGTCCTGGACGACGATGTTCCCAAGACTGTTGTCGACCGGGAGGACGGCGAGGGTCCGCTTGTCCTCGCCGTCGTCCGGCACCCTTCGCGATGCCCTGTGCACTGCCGTCGAGCACCGGCTCGCTGAAGTCAGCCGGCTGTGGGTGGCCGAGCGGGCGGCAGACGGCGAGGTCTTCGACCCCGAGATCGCCGTGTTCGCGGAGCATGCCGGTGACAGCAGTCCGGCCGGTATGCAGCATTTGCTCAGCCGCGCGTCCTGGGACGCCGACAAGGTCCGCTACGACATACGGGACTTCGTGGTCGAGCACCTGGGCAACCAGGACGTCGTCCTGGTGGTGGACGAGACCGGTGACCTGAAGAACGGCACCGCGAGCGTCGGGGTGCAACGCCAGTACACCGAGACCGCTGGGCGAATCGGAAAACGCCCAGGTCGCCGTCTACCTCGTCTACTCCACCTCGGTCGGGCACGCTGCCATCGACCGGCGCCTCTACATCCCACGCTCCTGGACTCAGGACCCCGACCAGTGCCGGGCCGCAGGCATCTCGGGCCACACGGGGTTCGCCACCAAGCCCGCCCTGGCCACCGAGATGATCGCCCAGGCCTGGACGCCGGCGTCACGGCCTCATGGGTCACCGGCGATGAGGTCTATGGCGGCGACCCCCACCTGAGCGCCGAACTGGAGCGCCGTCAGGTCGGCTACGTCCTCGCCGTCTCACGCAAGCGACCGATCCCGCCCCGCGCGAGCGTCTTCACGGCCGCCATGGTGGCCCACTGCCTCCCGAAGACTGCATGGCAGCGACTCTCAGCCGGAGACGGCGCCAAAGGCCACCGCTTCTACGACTGGGCCCAAGTAGAGATCGACAGCCCGGCGAGCAGCACGGGTCACCGGTCGGTGCTCATTCGACGCAACCGGTGCACCGACCAACTCGCCTTCTACCGTTGCTACTCGGCTAGACCCGTTCCTTTGAGTGCCCTGGTCAGGGTGGCCGGGCGCCGCTGGACGGTGGAGGAGACCTTCCAGTGCGCGAAGAGCCTGGCGGGCCTGGACGAACACCAGGTCCGCCGCTGGACCTCCTGGCATCGCTGGACCACGCTGGCCATGCTCGCGCACGCATTTCTCGTGGTCACGGCCGCATCGAACGGACCACCGCGACCACGCCGCCAGGGCTCGCCCTGCTGACCTGCGGCGAGATGCAACGTCTCTTCACCGCCTTCGCCGCACCGCAACCACGCGGCCTGGCGCACTGGCTCAATTGGTCATGCTGGCGCCGACGACACCAGGCCCGTGCACTGAGCAGCCTCTACCAATGTCAGGCACTCCCAATGTCGTGATCAAGATCTACAGCTGGAGTACTGGCCCGAGTGGTACCAGCGCTACCGTGCGGGGCAGTCGGGCCGAGAGCCGGGCAGCGGGCAGCGGAGCCATCCGACGCCGCTGTGGGCCGTTCGGTCTCCCGGGATGAGTCGTACTCGCGGGGCGAGGCAGTTGGTCTGACCTGGCGGGCGATGCGCCAGCATTGGCGCTGTGCAATCGGACCGACGGTCGTTCCGAGTCACTGCTTCAGCTGAAGGTGCGCCGGTAGGTTTGCGGGCTGACGCCGGTGGTGCGTTTGAAGCGGTCGCGGAATGTGGTGGGCGACCCGAATCCGACCTGGTCGCCGATGCGTTCCACGGAGTGATCCGTGGTTTCCAGCAGGTGCTGTGCTTGACGGATGCGGGCCCGGTGAAGCCACTGGAGTGGGGTGGTGCCGGTCTGATCGCGGAAGCGCCGGATCAGGGTCCGGGTGCTGGTGCCGGACTGCGCGGCGATGTCGGACAGAGTGAGGTCGCGGGTCAAGTTCCCCCTGAGCCAGGTGAGTAGTGCCTCCAGTTCGGAGCCCTGCGGTGCGGGGGTGTGGTCGTGGACGATGAACTGCGCCTGACCTCCCTCGCGTTCGAGCGGCATCACCGAGAGGCGGGCCGCATGGGCGGCGACCGCCGAGCCGTAGTCACGGCGGATCATGTGCAGGCAAAGGTCCATGCCCGCTGCCGCGCCGGCCGAGGTGAGGAACTGGCCGTTGTCGACGTAGAGGACGTCCGGGTCGACGTCGACGTCTGGATACAGGGTTGCCAGGAGCCCGGCCACGCTCCAGTGGGTCGTGCCGCGCAACCCGTCGAGGAGCCCGGTGGCGGCCA
Protein-coding sequences here:
- a CDS encoding IS701 family transposase; the encoded protein is MSSPSSGTLRDALCTAVEHRLAEVSRLWVAERAADGEVFDPEIAVFAEHAGDSSPAGMQHLLSRASWDADKVRYDIRDFVVEHLGNQDVVLVVDETGDLKNGTASVGVQRQYTETAGRIGKRPGRRLPRLLHLGRARCHRPAPLHPTLLDSGPRPVPGRRHLGPHGVRHQARPGHRDDRPGLDAGVTASWVTGDEVYGGDPHLSAELERRQVGYVLAVSRKRPIPPRASVFTAAMVAHCLPKTAWQRLSAGDGAKGHRFYDWAQVEIDSPASSTGHRSVLIRRNRCTDQLAFYRCYSARPVPLSALVRVAGRRWTVEETFQCAKSLAGLDEHQVRRWTSWHRWTTLAMLAHAFLVVTAASNGPPRPRRQGSPC
- a CDS encoding GlxA family transcriptional regulator, producing the protein MHTVAVLALEQVIPFDLSTPIEVFSRTRLPDGRPGYQVRVCAEREEVDAGAFALRAPWNLEGLRDADTIIVPGVSDPTAPLSPAVRDALRSAANDGTRIASICTGTFPLAATGLLDGLRGTTHWSVAGLLATLYPDVDVDPDVLYVDNGQFLTSAGAAAGMDLCLHMIRRDYGSAVAAHAARLSVMPLEREGGQAQFIVHDHTPAPQGSELEALLTWLRGNLTRDLTLSDIAAQSGTSTRTLIRRFRDQTGTTPLQWLHRARIRQAQHLLETTDHSVERIGDQVGFGSPTTFRDRFKRTTGVSPQTYRRTFS